In a single window of the Nilaparvata lugens isolate BPH chromosome 1, ASM1435652v1, whole genome shotgun sequence genome:
- the LOC120351021 gene encoding 2-oxoisovalerate dehydrogenase subunit beta, mitochondrial-like, translated as MSIVVGIGEDVAFGGVFRCSMGLQEKYGRQRVFNTPLCEQGIAGFGIGLAVTGTTAIAEIQFADYMFPAFDQIMNEAAKYRYRSGNEFNCGKLTIRAPCGAVGHGALYHSQSPEAYFSHTPGLKVRSITHYKECSSKNYSTNTVLKLLLVLNDGIS; from the exons ATGTCAATTGTTGT tgGTATTGGGGAAGATGTTGCATTTGGAGGTGTATTCCGTTGTTCAATGGGGCTGCAAGAGAAATATGGCAGACAAAGAGTGTTCAATACACCTCTTTGTGAGCAAGGAATTGCAGGTTTCGGGATAGGCTTGGCAGTAACTGGAACAACAGCCATAGCTGAAATCCAATTCGCAGACTACATGTTCCCTGCATTTGACCAG ATAATGAATGAGGCAGCGAAATACAGATACAGGAGCGGCAACGAATTTAATTGCGGCAAGTTGACAATCAGAGCTCCGTGTGGTGCGGTGGGGCACGGCGCTCTTTATCACTCGCAGAGTCCAGAGGCATACTTCTCTCACACACCTGGCCTTAAAGTAAGGTCAATTACACATTATAAAGAGTGTTCCTCAAAGAACTACAGTACTAATACAGTTTTAAAGCTGCTTTTAGTACTCAACGACGGAATAAGCTAA